In the genome of Thermosphaera aggregans DSM 11486, one region contains:
- a CDS encoding DUF973 family protein, producing MVAAPVPSTDLVDSFSKMREGLLYGIIGSILAGASLFIIIFGFFAAAFSSVSHGMGGEGAGPAIAVFAIGVIAIVIGALLWLYGFYGKFIPGVEQLRKARPEYSTAASLIRIGFIWGLILIIVGVILTIILIGIFLVVIGYILLILGYIGMIILCFNLNSSEGNSLYLVAGILFIIGIIIPLLDFIAYILLYVAVGETLRRYSSMQPAPPVSLQPSPNLPPPI from the coding sequence ATGGTTGCCGCACCTGTACCGTCAACTGATCTAGTAGATTCTTTCAGCAAGATGCGCGAGGGACTTCTCTACGGTATAATAGGCTCGATCTTGGCTGGAGCGTCACTCTTCATCATTATCTTCGGCTTCTTTGCCGCCGCGTTCTCCTCTGTCAGTCACGGGATGGGCGGAGAAGGCGCCGGCCCAGCAATAGCTGTATTTGCCATTGGCGTGATCGCAATCGTAATCGGGGCCTTGTTATGGCTTTATGGTTTCTACGGGAAATTCATTCCTGGTGTTGAACAACTTAGAAAAGCTCGTCCAGAGTACTCGACGGCTGCTTCATTGATTAGAATAGGGTTTATCTGGGGGTTAATACTCATTATTGTAGGTGTAATACTAACTATAATACTTATCGGAATATTCCTGGTCGTAATAGGCTACATACTACTGATACTTGGATACATTGGAATGATCATCCTTTGCTTCAACCTGAACTCGAGCGAGGGCAACAGCCTCTACCTGGTTGCAGGCATTCTCTTCATAATTGGAATAATAATTCCACTACTAGACTTCATTGCCTATATCCTCCTTTATGTAGCAGTAGGGGAGACTTTAAGGAGATACAGTAGTATGCAACCAGCTCCGCCGGTAAGCCTTCAACCCAGTCCAAACCTCCCCCCTCCCATATGA